In Diorhabda carinulata isolate Delta chromosome 6, icDioCari1.1, whole genome shotgun sequence, a single genomic region encodes these proteins:
- the LOC130894779 gene encoding vesicular acetylcholine transporter, with protein MARRIPFINMEFAELKAVVWAKLQEPRTQRKLVLIIVSIALLLDNMLYMVIVPIIPDYLRYIGAYEDFTVPGNESLPPGTPMKHDHHGQDQATGILFASKAIVQLMVNPFSGAIIDRIGYDIPMMIGLTIMFLSTAVFACGRSYGLLFFARSLQGVGSAFADTSGLAMIADRFTEENERSQALGIALAFISFGCLVAPPFGGALYQFAGKEVPFLILAFVSLIDGFMLLLVMKPIKAQIKECQMAKPPGVPIWRLFMDKYIAVCAGALMMSNVALAFLEPTITLWMEDNLTTESWKTGIIWLPAFFPHVFGVIITVKMAKKYPQYQWIMAAGGLALEGLSCFIIPFANSYIFLMVPICTICFGIALIDTALLPTLGYLVDVRYVSVYGSVYAIADISYSLAYAVGPIIAGGVVEAIGFTALNVLIAFSNLLYAPVLMYLKHIYDFKPFENEANVLMQDPPNKEYQTYTMHDQKPISSEIQNHLEYQQQETDLSANYQQGYQQQNYSQNYQNTYQEPPYQETPFQQQPPPRPQGRVLPQQPEVANPFRPQVQSTGGNPFKQGF; from the coding sequence ATGGCGAGAAGAATCCCATTCATCAATATGGAGTTTGCCGAACTGAAAGCAGTCGTATGGGCGAAACTCCAAGAGCCCCGGACCCAAAGAAAACTAGTGTTGATTATAGTGTCTATAGCTTTGTTACTAGATAATATGTTATACATGGTAATAGTCCCTATAATCCCAGATTATCTACGGTATATTGGAGCCTACGAAGATTTCACGGTTCCGGGAAACGAGTCGCTTCCACCAGGTACACCCATGAAGCACGACCACCATGGCCAGGATCAGGCTACCGGCATCCTATTCGCATCCAAAGCAATAGTCCAGCTCATGGTAAACCCATTCTCCGGAGCGATAATCGACCGCATCGGTTACGACATTCCCATGATGATAGGATTGACCATAATGTTCCTCTCGACAGCAGTGTTCGCTTGTGGCCGGAGTTACGGCCTCCTCTTCTTCGCCCGAAGCCTACAGGGAGTGGGATCGGCGTTCGCAGACACCTCCGGACTCGCCATGATCGCAGATCGATTTACGGAAGAAAACGAACGTTCACAAGCTCTCGGGATCGCCCTGGCGTTCATCAGTTTTGGTTGTCTCGTAGCACCACCGTTCGGCGGAGCCCTTTATCAGTTCGCAGGCAAAGAGGTGCCTTTTCTAATTTTGGCGTTCGTTTCACTGATAGACGGTTTCATGCTACTGCTGGTTATGAAACCTATCAAAGCCCAAATAAAAGAATGCCAAATGGCCAAACCGCCAGGCGTGCCTATTTGGAGACTGTTTATGGACAAGTATATTGCAGTTTGTGCGGGGGCTCTTATGATGTCCAATGTAGCTTTAGCCTTCTTGGAACCAACAATCACCCTTTGGATGGAGGAcaatttaacaacggaaagCTGGAAAACCGGAATAATATGGCTACCAGCGTTTTTCCCACATGTCTTTGGGGTTATTATTACAgtaaaaatggcaaaaaaataTCCGCAATACCAGTGGATTATGGCAGCGGGAGGCTTGGCCTTAGAAGGACTATCGTGTTTCATAATTCCCTTTGCAAATTCCTACATTTTCCTTATGGTCCCCATTTGTACCATATGTTTCGGTATCGCTTTAATAGATACAGCTCTTCTTCCTACCCTCGGATACCTGGTGGATGTCCGTTACGTTTCAGTATACGGAAGTGTTTATGCAATCGCAGACATTTCTTACTCGCTAGCATACGCCGTTGGACCTATTATTGCCGGCGGTGTCGTAGAGGCAATAGGTTTCACAGCACTTAATGTACTTATAGCTTTCAGTAATTTACTTTATGCGCCGGTACTGATGTACCTCAAACATATCTACGACTTCAAACCGTTCGAGAACGAAGCCAACGTTCTAATGCAAGATCCTCCAAATAAAGAATATCAAACTTATACGATGCACGACCAAAAACCCATTTCAAGTGAAATACAAAATCATTTGGAATACCAACAACAAGAAACAGATTTGAGCGCTAATTATCAACAGGGGTACCAACAACAAAACTACTCGCAAAATTACCAAAATACATATCAAGAACCGCCTTATCAAGAAACTCCATTCCAGCAGCAGCCACCTCCTCGTCCGCAGGGTCGTGTGCTGCCGCAACAACCTGAAGTGGCTAATCCATTCAGACCTCAAGTTCAATCCACTGGAGGTAACCCTTTTAAACAAGGATTTTAA